ATCCACCCTACACCCTCAATATAAGCTTCAGCCCAAGCATGTGCCTGGCTGTTCTTAACAGGGAATAAATTGTCATCGCCCTTCTCACTGAATTTTACGATAAATCCCTCGACATAACGTGTAGGTATCCCAACACATCTTCCGAGAACTGCCATTGCTGTAGCAAAGGAAGTACAATACCCTTCTTTACTTTCAAATAGAAAATAATCGATAAAGTCCCTGTTCTTCGGAACCTTCTGAGGATGCAGGGTGTATTGATACCCTTGCAGGAACTTTTCAATGGCACGTAATTTATCATAATCCGTTTCACAGTCTGCTGTAATATCCTCTGCTAACAGTTTCACCCTATTGGGTAGAGAAGATGGTAATCCGGTATATTCTTTCCGTATCCATTCAGCTCTTTTCCCGAGCAAATCAAAGAGTCCATCCTCGGGGGTTATCACTTCTATATTATCTGCTTTAATCATTTGATCTTCTATCAGTTCATAAGACTCCTTAGAAGGTTCTACTGCATTATCATAAGAAAAACCATCCGCATCCCGTAGCATTTGCTGAAAGGCTTCCCCATTCAAATTCATATCATAATAGGTTTCTTCATAGGAGAGCCCCTTACCATATGCCTTGGAAAAGGTCATATTGGGTAGCATAGCCGACGGGTAGCTGTGATCGGAACGCATTTGAATCCATGTTGTCTTAATCGGGTAAAAACAGGTCTTGGTCTTTATATTATTGTAATATATCTGATAGTTTCTTCTCTCTATAAACCGATTTTCCCGCAACACCTCAGGATCCTGACAGGATAACGCATAGATGAGCTCAGAATAGTCAAGTAAATAGTCCTGTGTTGAAAGTTCTGGATCCTTCGCTGTCTTTTCCCAGCTGTGACCGGTGTACTCATTACTGACAGCACCAATCAGATACATAGACGAGCTGTACTTAGCTCCTGTCACCTTTAATGCAACTGTACTGTCCTTTTTTACTTCTCCACCACTCCGCAGATCACCACCGTCATCGGAGTAGCCAGTCATACTTACCCCGAACACCCTGTCTACAGGATGAAGAAAATATTCCCACTCTGTCACCCAATTATCAATCTGTTCTTTCACATTGCGATATAAGTTCTTCACACCTTCCCATTGAATGGGTTCCGGTTTAGAAGGTAAACTAATTGATAAAATAGCTAGTATCAGGCATACCGGCGCCAGATATAGGATACCTTCCCGTTTTTCCTGTCTTCCTGCTTTTTTATTATAGTAGGCCCCATAAAACTCGATTAAGATGGATAACCCATAAAAAATTCCAATTGCTACTACTGCTTTGTTAATTTCATATTTATTAACACTTAACACAATCATTGCTGCTATCAGTAAGAATGCCAGTACTAATTTTGCCGTCTGATTTTTGGTAATAAGGTAGAAAAGTATGGCTCCCATACAGATTACCCCTAATACAACAAAATTTGCCTGATATTTCACATACATCTCATCGGTACGATCATAAATCCAACACCAATGGAGGATATCCATAAACCAACGGACTGGATTCACTTTCATAATCCAGAAAATGGCTCCGGATACCGGAATTACACATGCCAGCAGTAAGTAGCTGATTGCATTCCTGCGGTTCTGATCAAACAGATAGATCAATAAGGCAGTAATGAAGGAAAGTAACGTAGTATATGCTATTGAAGCTTTTAAATGAAAAAACTGATTGATAGTCAGGATGCATGCCAAATTTAATGCCATGCTTAAAATTGTATGATAAATTTGATATAGCTTTTCTCTATCCTTCAGCATTACATGCCCTCCCTTCTAGCCAACCTCTCTGTTTAGTACGGTACCGATTTCATCCTCCGACATTATCTGATATACAGATATTCCGGAAAGCTTCATGCTATCAATTAACTCCTTTGTCTTGTCAGTTATATCATCACTGATAAAAAGAATACTAACATGATTACCGCTTGATAGTACCTGCCAAGACGTAAGATATAGTTCCTTTGTTAAGCTATGGGTTGCAATCACGTAAAATAAACCCTCATCACCACGATGCATTCTATCTCTGACAAGCTCATGGATCGGCGTATTGCTCTGAAAGCGAATGGAAACGCATGCTGTATAAAAAGCATTGAATTCTTCCTTGGAGGAAATATCAATCTGTCTCTTGCCATCCATATCATAGATAATCTGAGAAGGAGTGCCTCTCAATGCATAATAATTAGAGATTGCTAGTACACTTTCGATGATTTTATCCTCGGATATTACAACCTTTAACTCATCTTCTTTAATCTTCATCAAGTCCATAAACAGCACAATTTCTGATTTGGGAATATTCTGATACTGTCTTGTTAACAACTCCCTCTGTCTTGCCGTTGCCTTCCAGTGAATCCGTTTTCTGCTGTCTCCCGGACTATATTTTCTTAATTCTGTATCCAGCTCTCCTTCTGCCGTATTACTGAACCGTCTGGGATTCTTAACATCAATCTGAGGCGGAGCAATCCCCAGCTGTTCAACTGGAACAACACGCGGAAGTACCACAGCCTTAATCTTGGAGGAAATAGGATATGTAATTGCAAAGAGATACAGGAAGTCGGTAATTACTATGGAATCAACTCCAACATAATATTCTCCTCGATAATTACACTTGATCTTTGTATCCAGACGTTCCCGTTCACTGGGTAACAGGCTGTAATTCACATCCTGACTGGTGGATTCAATCGTAGATTTATCATGCAGAAAGTTAACCTTAATATTGCGAAAGGTAACATAGTCTTCATTAGCGATGATAAAGGAATATCCCGTCCAATCCCCCTTTACAACAAGAAAACTGTCCATGGTCTGGTATAGTTTAAAGCGAAAGTATACATACAGTGTATAAATAAATGCAATGACTGGAATTAGTATGGTCAGATAAAAAAGAGCATACGGAATGTTACCTCCATAATAGGAGGCAAAGATACCGCTTCCAATAATTGATAAGATGCAAATTAACCGGTTTATTTTCATAAATTACCTCCAGAGGTTACTGTACCATCTAAATTCGTAATAAACATGCTAAATACGATTGTTGTACTAGAGTAATACAGGTACAGGTATTTTTGAAACGATGGATTTCAAGATTTTCTCCACCTTAGTCTGGGATAATTTAGCTTCCGGTGACAATATGATACGGTGGGACAATACTAACGGGATTAAGCGTAGTATATCGTCCGGAATACAATAATCTCTTCCTTCAAGATAGGCCTGTGCCTGGGATGCTCTAAGTAAAGCCAGTGTAGCTCTTGGACTTGCTCCCAGTGCAATATTCTTATCTTTTCTTGTTTCCTGAACAACCTTTGTAATATAAGTAACCAAATCCTGATTAACCTTTACCTTTTCTACTTCCTTTTGCATCTTTAATATGGCTTCTCCATCCACAACCGGCTCAATTTTAGCAGTCAACTTATTACTTAGAAAGCGCTCTGCCATTATTTTTTCCTCTCCGGCTTCTGGATAGCCTATGGATATTTTCATCATAAAACGGTCTAATTGTGCTTCCGGCAAATTATATGTACCAAGATAATCTACGGGATTTTGTGTGGCTATTACCATAAATGGCTGGGGAATCGAGTAGGTTATGCCATCCACGGTAACCTGTTTCTCTTCCATAGCTTCTAATAAGCTCGCTTGTGTTTTTGGAGAAGTACGGTTAATCTCATCTGCCAATATTATGTTATTTACAATGGCGCCCTTGGAATATTCGAATTTTCCGGTCTGCATATTGTAGATTGACAGTCCCGTCACATCACTGGGCAAGGTATCTGGCGTAAATTGAATTCTGGTAAATCCGCTATTGATCGTATTTGCCAATGTCTTTGCAAGAGTTGTCTTGCCAACTCCTGGGACATCCTCTAATAACAGGTGTCCGCCAGCCAGCAAAGTAACCAGAGTGGTTTCAATTACTTCCCTCTTACCGACAATGATTTGCTCCATATTATGTATCATTTCTGCAATTTTCTTTTGATTTTCCATATAGTAACCCTTTCTCCTTGTTTATTTTTAATCTTATGGTATACCTACGTGCATACTGCGATATTTCCATGGTTGATTAGTAATGTATAAAAAAGTAAACCCATCTTCCATTATTATACTGTATGCAATAAACAGAAACAAGGTAAGAATTACAGGGCTTTTTGTACTTTTTGCAGTAGTGTCTTAGTGGTTTTGTATAGTAAGAAGAAGCGATGGAAGGGAGTAAGCCGAAGATTCGATCGATATAGATAGCGGAGCAGCTTTCTTGTACTCTATACGAAATATCAGATACTGAATACTAGCGAAGAACCAATCGGAGGGAAGCAATCCGACGGCTCGAAATATATCCTCCACGGAGCCGTTTTCACTTAATTGCGCCTAGTAGCGGTACATAAGACTCTAAAAAACAGAGCCTAAGTACCGACTGGCGCAAATGCTCCGTTCTGGATATATTTCGAACCGTCGGTTTACTTCCCTCCGATCGCTTCTTCGTTGGTACATAGGGCTCTTAAAGACAGAGCCCAAGTACCGACAGTGTAAATGCTCCGCTATCAATATTGTTCGAGCCGTCGGCTTACTCCCTTCCTATCGCTTTTTTGTCGATACATAAGGCTCTACAGAGCCTAAGTATCGACGAATACAATTACTCTGACTTGGGATATTTTTCATAATTTGACACTTATGGAGATATGACTGGATTGATCATACAATATGGGTGTATTGAATCAAAAATGTCTGGGCAGTATCTCTGCTCAGACATTGATTAATCAATTATCCTTGATCATTATATTCTTTTTATGAATTCACTCAATAATTTTACCGTATTTTTTATTGCTATTTCTTCAAATTCTGAATATGTCATCTCCGCACTATGATCCGCCTTATCCGATATGGCTCTGATAATCAGGAAGGGAAGATTATTTAAATACGCCGTCTGGGCGATGGCTGCTCCCTCCATCTCCGTGCAATAGGCATCAAAGTTTGATACTAATTCTTCTTTCTTCTTGCCATCGGAGATGAACTGATCTCCGCTTATTACTCTTCCAGTATGAACCCCCACTTCCGGTATCACTTCTGCGCATACACTCTGTGCCAGTTCTAACAAAGCCCTGTCCGCCTCAAAAACAGATCGCTCCATTCGGGGAATTATTCCCAGATCATATCCAAAGCCAGTTGCATCCATATCATGCTGCTGTGCATCGGTTGAAAGTACAATATCTGCAATATCTATTTCGTTTCTTAACGATCCGGCCACTCCCGTATTAACCACTGCATCTACGTGGTAGCGGTCTACCAGAATCTGAGTGCAGATAGCTGCGTTCACCTTTCCTATTCCACTTCGTACCACTACAATCTCTTTACCATGGAATAGCCCTTTATTAAACTCCATTGAGGCAATAGTCTCTACGGATACATCCTGCATCATTCCCTTCAGAATATGCACCTCTTCATCCATTGCCCCGATAATCCCTAATCTTTTCATAATAAACTCCGTTCCTGCGTAGACACCCTTATCTTCTATAAGTCTAGCGCATATATATCTGTGCTTTTATTCCTTATTATCCAATGCAAATATAGTTTACCTTATTTTATACGGAAATACAATCTGCTATAGCATACCCCTATTCTTCTTTTTTGCTCTGATAAATATGTGTAATGATAGTTTCCATGGGCATTTCCTTGATGGAAATATCCGAAAAAGCGCATTTATCTGATAATCTTGCCATAAAATCAGTAATACTGATTTGATCAAGGTCAACACTTACTGTGATATTTAACTCTGATTCCTTATCTAACAAACTGGAGCCCTCAATATCCCATTGTTTTAATGGTCGCTGTAAGGTCAGCTGGACGATTTTCTTCGCACCAAGAACTTTGCGGAGATTTTCGATAGAATCGTCAAACACCTTTTCCCCATGATTAATGATGATTACATCCCTGGCCAGCTGCTCCACATCCTCCAAATCATGGGTCGTTAAAATAAAGGTCGTTCCCTCCTGATTCATCTCCTTAATAAATTCCCTGATATTCTGCTTAGCAATGACATCCAGACCGATTGTAGGCTCGTCAAGAAATACTACCTTGGGTTGATGAATCATCGCCATAATAAACTCACATTTCATTCTTTCACCGAGTGAAAGTACACGGGTTGGTCTGGTAATGAAGTCTTCAACTTCGAACAGCTTTGCCATTCGATTAATCCGCTCATCATAGTCCTTATTCGATACCCCATATATCGCTTTGTTCATACGAAAACTGTCTATTGGTGGAATATCCCAGATCAACTGAGATTTCTGTCCAAATACCGCACCAATCTGATGCACATAGCTTTTCCGGTTTTTTGTAGGATTATATCCCATAACATCGATGGTTCCGCTCGTTGGATACAAGGTACCCGTCAGCATCTTAATGGTGGTGGATTTCCCCGCACCATTTGGCCCAAGTATTCCGATGATATCTCCCTTCTTCACCTCGAATGAAATATCATTTACCGCCATAACAGGAACCTTTTCCCGAAAAAATAGAGATTTTAAGTTTTCTTTAAATCCGCTTCCCTTTTTATAGGTTTCATATTTTTTTATTAAATGCTCAACCGTAATAATATTAGCCATATAACCTCCATGGTACCTATTTGTCGTACACTGTACTTTGATTGTCGTTTACCCCTTTCGGGACCATATTATCCTCCGACTCCTTGATACATCCGTACCATAAACCGGTACAACGCAACCCCTGCCAGCATAAACAGGAAGCAGGGTATGATTGCAAGAAACATTGCAATGTTTGTCCTTCCTAGTAGTGCAGATGCAGGATAAAATCCGATCATGGCAACGGGTATGATATATGCAGAAATCATTTTGATGGACTTTGGAAAAATACTCTGTGGATATTTGCCAAAGCTTCGTAAGCTATCAAAAATCTCCGGTATTCTGGAATTTCCTACCCACTTAAAAGATGTAGCCGCCATTAATAGTCCGGTTCCCATCATGACAAGCAGTCCAATGATAAATAATGCGAGAAATTGTAACCACATGATTAGGGTTGGTGCTGCGATATGGGATAACGCTACCAGGAAAATGGTAAGTCCACCGATAAACAGACCCGTGGCCTCGATAGAAAAGGTTCGGGCCATTAGTAGAAACATCGTATCAACCGGCATCAGAAGCACCATCTCAAAATTACCTTCTCTAACGGCTCCCATGGTTGCCCATAGAATTCCATGGAATGTCATATCTGCAATCGCCATGGACATGGTGAATATGGATTGAATTAATAATACCTCATAAACCGTCCAGCCCTCAAAGCTGGCTCCGGCACCATAGATCAATAGAGTAACAAGAGGTAGCAGTATATTTCCGAATAACATAATAATTGAATTTAATATAAAGTTCATTCTATAAGTAGATGCCTGAGCAAACGCTACCCGAATGCATTCTTTATAAATTAGCAAATACCGTTTCATAATCCCTCCTGATGGAGTCTCCTTAATTAAGCTCCTACTCCGTTAAAATGTCTAATAGAAGCCTTATAGATTAACTCACTAAGCATCATCGTACACACCACTGCAATTCCCTGGCAGCCTACAATAACTGGAATAGACATGGATATTCCGGCCAGATTAAAACTACCGGTAAATACCATGGCCGGTACATAGGACATATACGGAAATGGCAAAAAGAATAAAAGCTTTTGAAGCCATAACGGGAAGAAAACCAGAGGTATGAAAGCTCCGGAGAATACTCCGGACAGAAGATCAAATACTCTCCGTATTCCTGAGGATTGAACGAACCAAAAGGCTGTCATTCCCAGAATATAATGCACATAGAAATTCATCAAAAACGCAAGTGCAATTGAGAGTACAGTCCAGCCAATTCTTTTCGGTACCATATCCACTCCGAATAAAAATGTTAAGATTATATAACATGGAATAAACTCGACGACCATCCCAAGGAACCGATGTCCCACCTTCTGTGAAAAGGCAAAGAATCTGTGATGAATCGGACGCATTGCAAAGGTTAAGAACTTACCTGTATGAATCAGCATCTGAAGATTCCAGTCTGCAAAATCCATTGTTAAGTATCCGATCAAGGTAGACGCTCCAAAATACGCAATCATTTGGGATAGGTTCATACCATTAATCTCTGTTCTTCCTCCATATACTGCCGTCCATATAAAATATTGAACAATAAAATATACAGGTCCCACAAAGATTGAGACCATAGAATGAGTGCGGTAGGCGCTCCATTCCTTATAGGTAACGAACGCCACCGCTTTCATGACTTCAAACTGATGTTGTATGTATTTCATATAGTTCTCTCCTATGAAGTCCTATTCTCCTTAGAGTATGTTTTATAGTATAGACGTAATTATATTAATCCTGACCACATAACTGCTGCCGCATTATACAGTGGTTCCGGACACCATACATCATTGATGAACGGAATAAACCAGGCTGCAACCAGTTTCTCCTTCGGATCTATGATTATGCAGCAGCCCCCTGCTCCTTCATGGAAGAAGGTCCCTTTTGAATAAAGACTC
The nucleotide sequence above comes from Variimorphobacter saccharofermentans. Encoded proteins:
- a CDS encoding transglutaminase-like domain-containing protein, with the translated sequence MLKDREKLYQIYHTILSMALNLACILTINQFFHLKASIAYTTLLSFITALLIYLFDQNRRNAISYLLLACVIPVSGAIFWIMKVNPVRWFMDILHWCWIYDRTDEMYVKYQANFVVLGVICMGAILFYLITKNQTAKLVLAFLLIAAMIVLSVNKYEINKAVVAIGIFYGLSILIEFYGAYYNKKAGRQEKREGILYLAPVCLILAILSISLPSKPEPIQWEGVKNLYRNVKEQIDNWVTEWEYFLHPVDRVFGVSMTGYSDDGGDLRSGGEVKKDSTVALKVTGAKYSSSMYLIGAVSNEYTGHSWEKTAKDPELSTQDYLLDYSELIYALSCQDPEVLRENRFIERRNYQIYYNNIKTKTCFYPIKTTWIQMRSDHSYPSAMLPNMTFSKAYGKGLSYEETYYDMNLNGEAFQQMLRDADGFSYDNAVEPSKESYELIEDQMIKADNIEVITPEDGLFDLLGKRAEWIRKEYTGLPSSLPNRVKLLAEDITADCETDYDKLRAIEKFLQGYQYTLHPQKVPKNRDFIDYFLFESKEGYCTSFATAMAVLGRCVGIPTRYVEGFIVKFSEKGDDNLFPVKNSQAHAWAEAYIEGVGWIPFEATASFYTVRYVKWKDLPKEGTQVRATYEVPYDEAYIRSLMNQSQEVTIDLTSEKYLNNNDEIIEAVIIFAAAIVVLILFVIMAFLILKLNYKKTYQKSDRNKKMYILFTRILRLLKQEGFTLEPDETIRMLSNRVRDIYHYETVTFKDVADIFMRHRYAGEAISEKDLYKVDVFYHGLFNMYRAEHKRFRIWMEEFIFLAKKSYR
- a CDS encoding 5'-methylthioadenosine/adenosylhomocysteine nucleosidase; this encodes MKRLGIIGAMDEEVHILKGMMQDVSVETIASMEFNKGLFHGKEIVVVRSGIGKVNAAICTQILVDRYHVDAVVNTGVAGSLRNEIDIADIVLSTDAQQHDMDATGFGYDLGIIPRMERSVFEADRALLELAQSVCAEVIPEVGVHTGRVISGDQFISDGKKKEELVSNFDAYCTEMEGAAIAQTAYLNNLPFLIIRAISDKADHSAEMTYSEFEEIAIKNTVKLLSEFIKRI
- a CDS encoding AAA family ATPase, with the protein product MENQKKIAEMIHNMEQIIVGKREVIETTLVTLLAGGHLLLEDVPGVGKTTLAKTLANTINSGFTRIQFTPDTLPSDVTGLSIYNMQTGKFEYSKGAIVNNIILADEINRTSPKTQASLLEAMEEKQVTVDGITYSIPQPFMVIATQNPVDYLGTYNLPEAQLDRFMMKISIGYPEAGEEKIMAERFLSNKLTAKIEPVVDGEAILKMQKEVEKVKVNQDLVTYITKVVQETRKDKNIALGASPRATLALLRASQAQAYLEGRDYCIPDDILRLIPLVLSHRIILSPEAKLSQTKVEKILKSIVSKIPVPVLL
- a CDS encoding ABC transporter ATP-binding protein; the protein is MANIITVEHLIKKYETYKKGSGFKENLKSLFFREKVPVMAVNDISFEVKKGDIIGILGPNGAGKSTTIKMLTGTLYPTSGTIDVMGYNPTKNRKSYVHQIGAVFGQKSQLIWDIPPIDSFRMNKAIYGVSNKDYDERINRMAKLFEVEDFITRPTRVLSLGERMKCEFIMAMIHQPKVVFLDEPTIGLDVIAKQNIREFIKEMNQEGTTFILTTHDLEDVEQLARDVIIINHGEKVFDDSIENLRKVLGAKKIVQLTLQRPLKQWDIEGSSLLDKESELNITVSVDLDQISITDFMARLSDKCAFSDISIKEMPMETIITHIYQSKKEE
- a CDS encoding DUF58 domain-containing protein: MKINRLICILSIIGSGIFASYYGGNIPYALFYLTILIPVIAFIYTLYVYFRFKLYQTMDSFLVVKGDWTGYSFIIANEDYVTFRNIKVNFLHDKSTIESTSQDVNYSLLPSERERLDTKIKCNYRGEYYVGVDSIVITDFLYLFAITYPISSKIKAVVLPRVVPVEQLGIAPPQIDVKNPRRFSNTAEGELDTELRKYSPGDSRKRIHWKATARQRELLTRQYQNIPKSEIVLFMDLMKIKEDELKVVISEDKIIESVLAISNYYALRGTPSQIIYDMDGKRQIDISSKEEFNAFYTACVSIRFQSNTPIHELVRDRMHRGDEGLFYVIATHSLTKELYLTSWQVLSSGNHVSILFISDDITDKTKELIDSMKLSGISVYQIMSEDEIGTVLNREVG
- a CDS encoding ABC transporter permease, encoding MKRYLLIYKECIRVAFAQASTYRMNFILNSIIMLFGNILLPLVTLLIYGAGASFEGWTVYEVLLIQSIFTMSMAIADMTFHGILWATMGAVREGNFEMVLLMPVDTMFLLMARTFSIEATGLFIGGLTIFLVALSHIAAPTLIMWLQFLALFIIGLLVMMGTGLLMAATSFKWVGNSRIPEIFDSLRSFGKYPQSIFPKSIKMISAYIIPVAMIGFYPASALLGRTNIAMFLAIIPCFLFMLAGVALYRFMVRMYQGVGG
- a CDS encoding ABC transporter permease produces the protein MKYIQHQFEVMKAVAFVTYKEWSAYRTHSMVSIFVGPVYFIVQYFIWTAVYGGRTEINGMNLSQMIAYFGASTLIGYLTMDFADWNLQMLIHTGKFLTFAMRPIHHRFFAFSQKVGHRFLGMVVEFIPCYIILTFLFGVDMVPKRIGWTVLSIALAFLMNFYVHYILGMTAFWFVQSSGIRRVFDLLSGVFSGAFIPLVFFPLWLQKLLFFLPFPYMSYVPAMVFTGSFNLAGISMSIPVIVGCQGIAVVCTMMLSELIYKASIRHFNGVGA